The following are from one region of the Ptychodera flava strain L36383 chromosome 15, AS_Pfla_20210202, whole genome shotgun sequence genome:
- the LOC139151623 gene encoding suppressor of cytokine signaling 2-like has product MTAVLTTSALQCFDTQLNIDMSTVATTTLVSLCLSPQGKMAQDDNNGAEQTLGRLPGGGRIYQYYQKHVYHRHSQLDLDKIVKTLGMLEMSCWYHGAMSSKEAKDKLRSTPTGTFLIRDSQDPRHLFSLSVKTHRGTTSVRIEYTSEGKFRLDSDESIRDRAPVFDCVVKLIAYYMDGESTTYNPGKQLYWLEPSGRKDVPVKLSCPLKADVPTLQHLCRLSINRSLKTNISPKKRVANLPLPGTLKNYLMDYQCRQ; this is encoded by the coding sequence ATGACTGCTGTACTCACAACCAGCGCGCTACAGTGCTTTGATACGCAACTCAACATTGACATGTCGACGGTAGCCACCACCACTCTAGTGTCACTGTGCCTATCCCCACAAGGTAAAATGGCACAGGATGATAATAACGGTGCTGAACAGACACTTGGGCGGCTACCGGGAGGCGGCCGGATATACCAATACTACCAGAAGCATGTTTATCACCGGCATAGCCAACTTGATTTggacaaaattgtgaaaactttGGGCATGTTGGAGATGTCCTGTTGGTATCACGGGGCTATGTCATCGAAGGAAGCCAAAGACAAGCTCAGGTCGACCCCGACCGGTACCTTCCTGATCAGAGACAGCCAAGACCCGAGACACCTCTTCAGTTTGTCGGTAAAGACCCATCGAGGAACTACAAGTGTGCGAATCGAATACACCAGCGAGGGGAAATTCAGACTCGATTCCGACGAAAGTATAAGGGACCGGGCGCCCGTGTTCGACTGTGTTGTGAAACTGATAGCATACTACATGGATGGGGAGAGCACGACTTACAACCCTGGCAAGCAACTTTATTGGCTCGAACCATCTGGGAGAAAAGACGTCCCAGTGAAACTCAGCTGCCCGCTCAAAGCGGACGTACCGACGTTGCAACATCTGTGTAGACTGTCAATAAACAGGTCGCTCAAAACGAACATCTCGCCTAAGAAGCGTGTAGCGAACTTGCCACTGCCGGGGACACTGAAAAATTACCTCATGGACTATCAGTGTAGACAATGA